GGGTAAAGGTTTTTTCTTTCTTGGTGCTCTCAGACATAAAAATAAGCTCCGTTCATCAGGGAATTGGTTGCGGAAAGCCGGATAATGGCGGTTGAAGAAAAGGACAGGATCAAAACCATGGTAAAAACGTGTTCCGAAATCCCCCTGCAACCATTCAAAAGCCTAGAGCAAAAACAAAATCAGAACAAAGGGATAACAGATTTAAACAGAAATATTCTGTGATTAACTCGCTAAAACGCCGATTTGCCCTGCTGCAACGCAAAACGAATACGGGCGCATGTCTCTTCCTGTCCCAGGATCGCACAAGCTTCAAAAATGGAGGGCGAAACAGTCGTTCCCGTGATAGCCGCCCGCAAAGGCATCGCCACCTTCCCCAGCTTGCCCTCGGCTTTCTCATCGGCAATCGCCTTGCAGGCCACCTGAATTGTTTCGGATGTAAAGGTCTTAAGAGCAGCAAGTCTCTCTTCAAGCACAGACAGAACATCCTTAGACTCTTTGAGAAGAGTTATCGCTTTTTCATCAAAGGGATAAGGAATTGTGCGCTCATAAAACGCCGATTCATCCACGAACTGCAAAAGCGTCTTCGAACGTGCCTTCAATTCCTCAATCCCTGCAGTAATGCGTGTCTCTGTAAGCGGATTAAGCGCCAGTCCGTGCCTTTGCATATAAAAATCACGGCAGAGATCAAGAATCCGCTCAGCCGATGCTTCCTTGATATAATGGGCGTTCAGACTGTCCAGCTTGGCGAAATCGAACCGGGCAGGGGAGCGCCCTATATGCTCAAGGTCAAACCATTCGATCGCCTTCTCCCGGGGGATAATCTCTTCATCCCCGTGCGACCAGCCAAGACGCAGAAGATAATTGCAGAAAGCCTCGGGCAGGTAGCCAAGCTCCTTGTACTCGCGCACACTCTGCGCCCCATGCCTCTTGGAAAATTTCCCTCCGTCCGGCCCGTGAATGAGAGGAAGATGCCCGAAAACCGGAACCGTCCAGCCCATGGCATCGAAAATAATTTTTTGACGGAAACTGTTGTTAAGGTGATCATCCCCGCGCAAAATATGCGTCACTGCCATATCATGATCATCGACCACAACAGAAAGCATATAAGTCGGCGTCCCGTCGCTGCGGAGCAGAATAAAATCGTCCAACTGGTCATGAGCCACGGTCACCGAACCTTGAACGACATCGTTGATGGTGGTCGCTCCATCCAGCGGCGCCTTGATCCGCACGACGGGCTTGATATCCTTGGGCGCATCAGAGGCCGATCTGTCCCGCCACCGCCGATCGTAAAACTGCGAATGTCCTTCGGCTTTCGCCTTCTCACGCATCGCCTCCAGCTCTTCCGGCGAACAATAGCAGTAATAGGCTTTTCCGGCCTTGAGCATATCGTGCGCGACTTCGGCATGGCGGTCCATCCGTGCGAATTGCGACAACGCCTCGCCGTCATAATCGAGACCCATCCATTCCAGCCCGTCGAAAATCGCCTGCACGGCCTCTTCGGAATGACGCTTGCGGTCGGTATCCTCAATACGCACAAGAAACTTTCCGCCGTGCCGCCGTGCGAACAAATAATTAAAAAGCGCCGTTCGCGCATTTCCGACATGCATGAAACCGGTCGGGGAGGGGGGGAAGCGGGTGACGATACTCATCGTTGGCAAAACCTCGGCTAAAGGGCAATATAATGCTCATTATTTCGTGTGAGGAAAACTACCATGCTTGAAGCGCAAAGCCTAGACGGGATTGCGCCGGAAACGGAGCTCGCAGGTACTTCAAGGCGTGTAAGGCTTTGGATATGGGAGCAGATTGCGCTCCAGAAAGACCGGGCCGCACTCTGGCTGCCTGTGCTTCTCGGGTTGGGAATTGGGATATATTTCGCCCTTCCGGAAGAGCCACCGCTCGTTTTGGGATTATTTACGTGGGTACTGATGGCCGCGGTTCTGGCCGCAATATGGCCTTACCGCTTCGGCAGGAAGGGGCGGAAGCTCTATTTTGGTATTATAATTATGCTTCTGCCTCTCACAGGCTTTGCCGCCGCACAGATACGCACCCATAAGGCTTTCACCCCGATGATCGAAAGGAAAATCGGCCCGGTGACGCTCACAGGCACGATCCGCTCGGTCGAGAAGCTGCCGGGGAAAAAGGGCAGCCGGGTTGTTCTGGACGGACTAAGAATTGAAGATATTGAACCTTCAAAAACGCCCCGTCTGGTCCGCCTGCAACTCCGACAGGATTCGGATATCCGTGTCGGTCAGAAAATCAGCGCACTCGCCGATCTGACCCCGCCCTCGGCCCCCGTATACCCGGGAGGATACGATTTCCGTCGATCCTTTTATTTTCAGGGGATCGGCGCCGTAGGCTTTATCTACCGCGCTCCGGAAGTTCTGGCTCAGCCCGCACAAGGACTATGGGATATCGAGGGCTTAAGGCAGTCGATTGCCGGCGTATTATGGCGCGAATTACCAGCGGAACAGGCCGCCATCGTCTCCGCCCTGACCATCGGCCAGCAAAAAGGCATACCTGAAAAGGACGAAGAAGACCTGCGGGATGCCGGATTGGCCCACCTTTTGGCGATTTCCGGTATGAATATCAGCTTCGTGGCCGGCTTGATCTTTTTCCTCACACGCCTCCTTCTCGCTGCCAGCCCTGTTCTGGCACTAAAGTTCCCGATCAAGAAAATAGCCGCCATGCTCTCATTCGCAGGCGCAGTTTTTTATATGATGCTATCAGGCGCTGAAGTCCCCGTGCAAAGGGCGGTGCTGATGACGGGAATCGTCATCCTCGCGATCATCATGGACCGCACGCCCATATCCTTGCGCCTCGTCTCCTTTTCTGCTTTCGTCATTCTGCTCGTCTCTCCTGAAAGCCTCATTTCAGCCAGCTTCCAGATGTCGTTCGGAGCCGTCATAGCCCTTGTGGCATTCTATGAAGGCACCGAGCAATTCTGGATTAGATCATACAGGGATGCTGGCCCTTTGCGCCGCATCGCGCTCTATTTTATCGGGGTCTGCCTCTCCAGCCTGATCGCCAGCACGGCCACGGCGCCCTTTGCGGCCTATCATTTCCAGCAGTTCCCGACCTATGGCCTGCTCGCTAACCTGATGGCCGTCCCCCTCATGGGCTTTTTAATAATGCCCGCAGGTCTGGCCGCCTTCATTCTGATGCCCTTCGGTCTGTCATACTGGCCTCTTCAACTGATGGCGCTGGGAGTGAATTGGACGATGGACATCGCCCGGTGGACGGCCGGGTTGCCAGGCGCAGTGTTGAATTTGGAATCTTGGCCGTTCGAAACCTTTATGGTCTTCGTTTTCGCAGGACTGCTCATCTGCCTCTGGAAAGGGCAAGGAAAGACCCTGTCAATCGCTTTTGCTGCAGCAGGGATATTCGCACTGCTCCCACACGCGCCGCCAGATATTCTCGTCTCGGAAACAGGCAAGTTGATCGCCTATCTGGGCGCAGACGGTCAGATTCACGTCAACTCAAAACGCACCGAAAAATTCGTTCTGGAGAATTGGGAACGGCAGGCGGGCCTGCCCGAAGGTTCAAGCATATCCTTTCCAAAACCCACATCCGCCAAACAGGCAACGCAAGACTCAGCCCCGTTATGCGACACGCAGGCGTGCCGGGTTACGGTGAAGGGGAGGAACATATCCCTCGTCAGCGATCCCTACGCGCTGCCATTTGAATGTGCCTGGGCCGAAATCCTGATTATCGCTCAGGAATCGCTAACAGAGGAAGATTGCCGCTCCGCCGTGAAGATCGACAGGTTCACCCTCTGGCGCGAAGGGGCACAGGCACTCTGGATCGACGACCGAAACAAAACCATAAAAACCCAAGGCGCTTATATCTTGACAGGGAAACGCCCGTGGAGCATCCGCCGTGAGCAACCCTCTCGCAACTAATCATAGCGCCGGATGAGGTGCGCCAGCCGCCCCTGGATTTTCACCCGGTCGGTTTCCAGCACACGCGGTTCGTAATTCTCATTCTCCGGTTCCAGAACGATTTTCCGGCCCGCCCGCCGTAGTCGCTTGAGCGTCGCTTCATGATCATCGACAAGAGCCACGACGATCGTACCGTTCTCGGCCGTATCGCAGCGCCGGATGATGACGGTATCGCCATCGAAAATTCCGGCATTGACCATCGAATCGCCCTCGATGGTCAGGGCGTAGTGATCCCCGCGCCCCAAAAACCCGGAGGGAAGGGAAAAGCTGTGTCCCTCATCCCGGATCGCCTCAATCGGTGTTCCGGCGGCAATTTTTCCGAAAAGCGGAACCTCGTCGAAAAAGGGCACGGCAGCTGCGGGCGAACGGCCGGAGGATTTCTTTGAAGCCGCAGCAGGCTTCTGGCCGATCCCCTCGGGAAGGCGCTTGATCTCTAGCGCCCGCGCCCGGTGCGGAAGCCGCTCGATAAAGCCGCGTTCGACCAGTGCGGAAATCAGCCGGTGAATCCCCGACTTCGATTTCAGCCCGAGCGCCTCCTTCATCTCCTCGAAGGAGGGCGGCACATCGTCCTTCCGCATTTTGTCATGGATAAAATAAAGCAGGTCGCGTTGTTTTTGTGTCAGCATATGAAATCCCTCTGATGAAGCGCCAAAGACCGGAAATTACCCCCGAATCGCGCCTTTATACACTATTTGTTCTACTTTAGTTCCCGTTCCGTGTCAAACCCCAAAACCTTGGCGACCCAGTAAGGTCCGCGTGGCGGCGGCGATATCCGGCTCCCGCATCAGGCTTTCGCCGACCAGAAATCCCCGGTAGCCGACGGCATGAAGCCGCTTGAGCGTATCGTGCGTCCCGATCCCGCTCTCCGATATTTTATAAACGGAGGAGGGCAGGCGTAACGCCAGATCAAACGAGGTATCCACCTCCACCTCCAGCGTTTTCAGATTACGGTTATTCACGCCGATCATCATCGGATCAAGCCGCAAAGCCCGCTCCAACTCCTCCAGATTATGAACCTCGACAAGAATATCCATCCGCAAATCAAGCGCCGTTTCATAAAAACGCCGCGCCTGTGAATCGCTCAATGCGGCCATGATGAGCAGAATACAGTCAGCCCCCAGCGCCCGCGACTCGTAAATCTGATATTCGTCGATGATGAAATCCTTCCGTAGGACAGGTAGGCTCAGAGCCTCCTTGATGGCCACCAGATAATCGTCATGCCCCTGAAAGTAAGGCTCGTCGGTCAGGACAGACAGGCAACTGGCCCCGGCCTCTTTATAGGCTTTAGCAATCGCAACCGGATCGAAATCTTCGCGGATGACGCCCCGGCTCGGGCTGGCCTTCTTGACCTCGGCGATCAGGGCCGGCCCCTCGGCCATCATCAGCCGGCACAAAAAGCCCGAGGGCAGGGGTTTATTGGCGATTTTGTATCGCAGATCATCCAGAGAATAATAGGATTTGCGGTCCCGCACATGGGTGCGCTTGCGTTCGCAGATTTCTTCAAGCGTGTTCACGAAGCCGCCTTCTTTGTCCCAATAGTCGTAAAGTTCTTGTAGGCCTCAAACAACGATAAGGCCTTTCCTGAGTCAATAATCCCGGCGGCAAAACAAGCCGCTTTTTTGTAAGCCCCTGAAGGATATTTTCCAGAAATAATCAGAACGGCGGCGGCGTTGGCCAGAACGATATCCCGGTAAGCACCGGCCTTCCCCTCAAGGACACCCAGAAGCGCATGCGCGTTGACGGCAGCATCTCCCCCCTTGACCAATTCAGGATCGGAACGCGTCAATCCGAAATCCTCCGGCGTCAGAACCTCCTCGCGGATAGTCCCATTTTCAAGCTTGGCAACGTAAGTCTTTTCGCAAACAGTAATCTCATCCATCCCGTCCGCGCCGTGAACGACCCACGCACAGTCGGTGCCAAGGCGCTGCAAGGTTTCCGCCATCGGAAGAAGCCACTTACGGTCATAAACACCGATCAGCTGCCGCCGCGTTCCCGCCGGATTGGCCAGCGGGCCGAGAAGGTTGAAAATCGTGCGGACGCCCAGAGCCTTGCGTACAGAAATCACATGCTTGACCGCCTCATGGTGGCGCGGCGCCATGAGGAACGCAAAGCCGAATTCTTTCAGAGCCTGTTCAAGCCTGGGGTAGGGAACATCAAGATTGACCCCCAGTGCCTCCAGCACATCCGCAGCCCCCGATTTGGAACTGGCCGCACGGTTGCCATGCTTTGCAACGGGAACACCGCAAGCCGCGGCAACAAGAGCAACAGCGGTTGAAATATTATAGGTGCCGGAATGATCCCCGCCCGTCCCGCAACAATCGACCGCGCCCTCGGGCGCGGAAATCGTCAGAGCCTTCGCCCGCATGACCTGCGCCGCTCCAGAAATTTCCTGCACGGTCTCTCCTCGAACGGCCAACCCCATCAGCAGCGCGGCGATCCCCGCCTCGGAGCAGCG
The sequence above is drawn from the Alphaproteobacteria bacterium genome and encodes:
- a CDS encoding glutamate--tRNA ligase; the protein is MSIVTRFPPSPTGFMHVGNARTALFNYLFARRHGGKFLVRIEDTDRKRHSEEAVQAIFDGLEWMGLDYDGEALSQFARMDRHAEVAHDMLKAGKAYYCYCSPEELEAMREKAKAEGHSQFYDRRWRDRSASDAPKDIKPVVRIKAPLDGATTINDVVQGSVTVAHDQLDDFILLRSDGTPTYMLSVVVDDHDMAVTHILRGDDHLNNSFRQKIIFDAMGWTVPVFGHLPLIHGPDGGKFSKRHGAQSVREYKELGYLPEAFCNYLLRLGWSHGDEEIIPREKAIEWFDLEHIGRSPARFDFAKLDSLNAHYIKEASAERILDLCRDFYMQRHGLALNPLTETRITAGIEELKARSKTLLQFVDESAFYERTIPYPFDEKAITLLKESKDVLSVLEERLAALKTFTSETIQVACKAIADEKAEGKLGKVAMPLRAAITGTTVSPSIFEACAILGQEETCARIRFALQQGKSAF
- a CDS encoding ComEC family competence protein, with translation MLEAQSLDGIAPETELAGTSRRVRLWIWEQIALQKDRAALWLPVLLGLGIGIYFALPEEPPLVLGLFTWVLMAAVLAAIWPYRFGRKGRKLYFGIIIMLLPLTGFAAAQIRTHKAFTPMIERKIGPVTLTGTIRSVEKLPGKKGSRVVLDGLRIEDIEPSKTPRLVRLQLRQDSDIRVGQKISALADLTPPSAPVYPGGYDFRRSFYFQGIGAVGFIYRAPEVLAQPAQGLWDIEGLRQSIAGVLWRELPAEQAAIVSALTIGQQKGIPEKDEEDLRDAGLAHLLAISGMNISFVAGLIFFLTRLLLAASPVLALKFPIKKIAAMLSFAGAVFYMMLSGAEVPVQRAVLMTGIVILAIIMDRTPISLRLVSFSAFVILLVSPESLISASFQMSFGAVIALVAFYEGTEQFWIRSYRDAGPLRRIALYFIGVCLSSLIASTATAPFAAYHFQQFPTYGLLANLMAVPLMGFLIMPAGLAAFILMPFGLSYWPLQLMALGVNWTMDIARWTAGLPGAVLNLESWPFETFMVFVFAGLLICLWKGQGKTLSIAFAAAGIFALLPHAPPDILVSETGKLIAYLGADGQIHVNSKRTEKFVLENWERQAGLPEGSSISFPKPTSAKQATQDSAPLCDTQACRVTVKGRNISLVSDPYALPFECAWAEILIIAQESLTEEDCRSAVKIDRFTLWREGAQALWIDDRNKTIKTQGAYILTGKRPWSIRREQPSRN
- the lexA gene encoding transcriptional repressor LexA, producing MLTQKQRDLLYFIHDKMRKDDVPPSFEEMKEALGLKSKSGIHRLISALVERGFIERLPHRARALEIKRLPEGIGQKPAAASKKSSGRSPAAAVPFFDEVPLFGKIAAGTPIEAIRDEGHSFSLPSGFLGRGDHYALTIEGDSMVNAGIFDGDTVIIRRCDTAENGTIVVALVDDHEATLKRLRRAGRKIVLEPENENYEPRVLETDRVKIQGRLAHLIRRYD
- the trpC gene encoding indole-3-glycerol phosphate synthase TrpC, whose product is MNTLEEICERKRTHVRDRKSYYSLDDLRYKIANKPLPSGFLCRLMMAEGPALIAEVKKASPSRGVIREDFDPVAIAKAYKEAGASCLSVLTDEPYFQGHDDYLVAIKEALSLPVLRKDFIIDEYQIYESRALGADCILLIMAALSDSQARRFYETALDLRMDILVEVHNLEELERALRLDPMMIGVNNRNLKTLEVEVDTSFDLALRLPSSVYKISESGIGTHDTLKRLHAVGYRGFLVGESLMREPDIAAATRTLLGRQGFGV
- the trpD gene encoding anthranilate phosphoribosyltransferase, whose protein sequence is MSLLQPYLKKIQSQHSLSEHEMIEAMSLVMEGRCSEAGIAALLMGLAVRGETVQEISGAAQVMRAKALTISAPEGAVDCCGTGGDHSGTYNISTAVALVAAACGVPVAKHGNRAASSKSGAADVLEALGVNLDVPYPRLEQALKEFGFAFLMAPRHHEAVKHVISVRKALGVRTIFNLLGPLANPAGTRRQLIGVYDRKWLLPMAETLQRLGTDCAWVVHGADGMDEITVCEKTYVAKLENGTIREEVLTPEDFGLTRSDPELVKGGDAAVNAHALLGVLEGKAGAYRDIVLANAAAVLIISGKYPSGAYKKAACFAAGIIDSGKALSLFEAYKNFTTIGTKKAAS